The following DNA comes from Cyanobacteria bacterium GSL.Bin1.
TAGAAGGCTTTAACTCTCAACTGATCGCTGGCGAAGAACCCGAGTTATGTTATCGTCTACGTCAAAAGGGTTGGACGATTTGGCGGCTTGATGCAGACATGACATTACATGATGCTGCGATGACAACCTTTAGTCAGTGGTGGAAACGAAATATTCGTGCGGGTCATGCTTATGCAGAAGTTGCTTGGTTACATGGAAAAGAACCCGAACGTTATTGGGTAAAAGAAACAATCAGTAATTGGCTTTGGGGAGGAATATTACCCGCTTTAATAGTTTTTAGCAGTTGGTGGAGTCATAGTTTAAGCTTTTTTTTATTAATTGCTTATCCTATTTTTATTTATAAGATTTATCGCTATCAACGACAATCCAGCTCTTCTAAAATAGCTGCTTTATACGCTGTTTTTTGTGTCATTGGCAAAATCCCTAATGCAATCGGACAGGGGAAATTTAAAATTAATCAATTTTTATCTCGATCAGCTAATCTTATTGAATATAAAGCTTAAAATTTAAATGGAAACCCTTATTTATTCGGTTACTATAGCAGAAGAATTTTTTCTATCAATTCCTATTTTTGTATTATTTGTAGAATGCCTTAGTGCGGCTTTGCCTGTTCATGGAAAAATAAAAATAAATAATTCAATAAAATTTGACGAAGATGATATTGCTATTCTCATCCCTGCTCATAATGAAGAATTATCAATTAAAACTACCGTTAATGAGCTGTTAAAAGCAGTAAAAAATCCTAAAACAATTATTTCAATTGCTGATAACTGTAATGATAACACGGCATTAATAGCTCAACAAATGGGAATTACTGTTTTAGAACGAAATAGTTCAGAAGAACGAGGAAAAGGCTACGCTCTGGACTATGGGTTAGCTTATCTAGCGGCATCTCCCCCATCAGTAGTGATAGTGCTGGATGCAGATTGTATTCTGTCTCCACAACATTTAAAGATTCTTGCTAAAGAAGCTACTGAAAAACAACGTCCAATTCAAGCAGTCTATTTGATGGAACAACCCTCTAGTTCAACTCCCAGAGATGCTATTTCTGGGTTTGCTTTTATGGTGAAAAATTGGGTGCGTCCAAAAGGATTAAATTACTGGCAATTACCTTGTTTGTTAACCGGGACGGGAATGGCTTTTCCTTGGTCAGTTTTACAAGGTATTTCCTTAGCAAGCGGTAATATTGTAGAGGATATGAAGTTAGGAATTGATCTTGCGATCGCGGGATACCCTCCTTTACTCGCCCCTGAAGCTAAAGTAATCGGTCGTTTACCGAGTACAAACAATGCTGCAACCACTCAAAGAACACGTTGGGAACATGGTCATCTTCAAACAATATTAGAACAGGTGCCACGACTGATCAAAGAAAGCTTGAAGCAACAACGAATTGATTTACTTGCCTTGGCATTAGAATTAGCGATTCCTCCCTTATCATTACTGGTTCTTTTATGGTTGGGAATGACAGTAATTGGAATTGTGAGTAGTGTGTACTTAGATAAGTGGTGGGGTCTAACTGTACAGTTGATGAGTGGTGGATTGTTATTTCTATCTATTTTTATTGCTTGGTATAAATTTGGGCGAAAACAAGTTTCTTTGAAAACATTACTGACCATTCCTTTATATCTGCTTTGGAAAGTTCCTCTCTATTTTTTATTTTTGATTCGTCCCCAGAAAAAATGGGTCAAGACTGAACGAGACATTAACTTGAATCAATAATTTAATTTGGTAGTGATGCAGATTGCATATTTAGTCAATCAATATCCAAAAGTGAGCCACAGTTTTATTCGACGGGAAATTCAAACCTTAGAAAAACTAGGCTGGGAGGTGTTACGATTTGCTGTTCGTGACTGTGCAGAAGAATTAGTTGATGCTGCCGATCAAGAAGAATTACAAAAAACTCATTATATCTTACAAGCAGGCATTATTGTTCTCTTGAATAGTTTATTATTTGTCTTGTTCACTCGTAGTAAACGATTTATCTTTGCACTAAAAAATACTATAGCAATCGGTTGGCGCTCAGAACGGGGTTTACTGATTCACTTGATTTATTTAACAGAAGCTTGTGTTTTGTTCCAATGGTTAAAAAATACGGAGGTAAAGTTAGTTCATTGCCATTTTGGTACCAATTCCACTACCGTTGCCATGATGTGCTATTGGTTAGGGGGACCTAAGTATAGCTTTACAGTACATGGACCGGAAGAGTTTGACAAAGTTAGCGGGATCGCGCTGCCCACAAAAATCAAGAATGCAGCGTTTGTCATTGCAATTAGTAACTTTGGTCGTAGTCAGCTTTTTCGTTGGTGCGATCCGCAACAATGGTCTAAAATTCATGTTATTCGCTGTGGTTTATCAGATGATTTTTTAGAGCAACCTTTCATTTCAATTCCTAATCGTGAGGAAATCAGATTAATTTGTGTGGGACGCTTAACTCCTCAAAAAGGACACCTTTTACTTTTAGATGCTTTACACTACTTAATCTTGAAAGGCTACTGCTGCCAAATTACTCTAGTTGGCGATGGAGAACTGCGCCCTGCTATCGAAAGAAAAATTAAAGACTTGAATTTACAAAAGTATGTAGAAATTACCGGGTGGGCGACAAGCACAGCCGTTCGAGAGAAAATCATAGCATCTCATGTGATGGTTTTACCTAGTTTCGCTGAAGGATTACCTGTTGTTTTAATGGAAGCGTTAGCCTTATCTCGTCCTGTTATTAGCACCTACATTGCAGGAATTCCCGAATTAGTCAAAGAAGGTGAATCAGGTTGGTTAGTGCCTGCAGGTTCAGTAGAAGCTTTAATTGAACGATTAGAAATGCTTTTGCACTTTCCTTGCCATAACCAATATTTAGAAACAATGGGCAAAACAGGAGCAGCTGATGTTAAACAACTCCACTCTATTCAAAAAGAAGCAAAAAAATTAGCTAACTTATTTAAATCTTACTATTAATTTATAAAAGGCTACTTTTTTATTTTTTAGCAACGACTGTAGCGAAAGTAATCCTCTTGTCAATCCCTTAAATTGACTCCAGGCATCACTCATTATGGAGAAACTGAGCAAGACACGATTGACAAAAGCAATTGAGAATTTATATTATTTAGCTATCATCCCCTACCGCTCTTCGACCTAAGTGAACACAAGTGGTTAAGAATAGTGTTCAGTAGCCAGAGTCAGATGTTTAAACCAAGGCATCTCACTCCCGGTGGCTTACGTAGCGTAAGCAGGTATTTCCGAATTGCAACTAGGGAACTATAACTCCTGCCCCAGCATAATTACTTAGTTTAAACCTTGTGAAAGGAGATTTGAAACATAGCTTAAATTCATTAAAAAGAGAAGGGAGATAATGAGCGAAATTTTGCCGATCCATTTGGGGATCCTAGCAGCAGGAAATCCCGAGGACATACGGACTTGGTCAGGTGTTCCTCACTTTATGACTCAAGCACTCAAAAAATACGTTAAAAAACTAACTTATCTTCCAGCCGGTTCTTTAGAGTGGTCGAAAACTGGCTGTTTTGTTCACCGATGGAGCTATCGTTTATTCAAAAAGAAGTACATACCAGGACAAATCCCTTATATTCTTGAGCATAAAGCAAGAAAAGTAGAACAGCTGATTGAGAGTCACGATATTGATGTTTTATTAGCGATAACGATTGATCCTTTAGCCGCTCACTTACAAAACAAAGTTCCTTTAGTTCACCATTCAGATACCACATTTGCAGCCATTGCCGATTATTACCCAACCTACTCGCCAATGTGGAAATTTTGTCGAAACATGGGGAATCAGAACACAGCAGGAGCTCTAAATCACGCAAAAATTTGTACGTTTCCTTCTCAATGGGCTGCCAATTCTGCTATTGAAGACTA
Coding sequences within:
- a CDS encoding glycosyltransferase — its product is MVVRLGIVIIGRNEGDRLDQCLKSVFKKTPSIVYVDSGSTDGSVELAQSFSVEVVELDLSISFTAARARNAGFEQLLKVYPELEFVQFVDGDCEVVSGWLETANETLTNHPEIAVVCGRRRERFPDASLYNRLCDLEWNTPVGQTQACGGDAMMRVCAYCSVEGFNSQLIAGEEPELCYRLRQKGWTIWRLDADMTLHDAAMTTFSQWWKRNIRAGHAYAEVAWLHGKEPERYWVKETISNWLWGGILPALIVFSSWWSHSLSFFLLIAYPIFIYKIYRYQRQSSSSKIAALYAVFCVIGKIPNAIGQGKFKINQFLSRSANLIEYKA
- a CDS encoding glycosyltransferase, with the translated sequence METLIYSVTIAEEFFLSIPIFVLFVECLSAALPVHGKIKINNSIKFDEDDIAILIPAHNEELSIKTTVNELLKAVKNPKTIISIADNCNDNTALIAQQMGITVLERNSSEERGKGYALDYGLAYLAASPPSVVIVLDADCILSPQHLKILAKEATEKQRPIQAVYLMEQPSSSTPRDAISGFAFMVKNWVRPKGLNYWQLPCLLTGTGMAFPWSVLQGISLASGNIVEDMKLGIDLAIAGYPPLLAPEAKVIGRLPSTNNAATTQRTRWEHGHLQTILEQVPRLIKESLKQQRIDLLALALELAIPPLSLLVLLWLGMTVIGIVSSVYLDKWWGLTVQLMSGGLLFLSIFIAWYKFGRKQVSLKTLLTIPLYLLWKVPLYFLFLIRPQKKWVKTERDINLNQ
- a CDS encoding glycosyltransferase, which produces MQIAYLVNQYPKVSHSFIRREIQTLEKLGWEVLRFAVRDCAEELVDAADQEELQKTHYILQAGIIVLLNSLLFVLFTRSKRFIFALKNTIAIGWRSERGLLIHLIYLTEACVLFQWLKNTEVKLVHCHFGTNSTTVAMMCYWLGGPKYSFTVHGPEEFDKVSGIALPTKIKNAAFVIAISNFGRSQLFRWCDPQQWSKIHVIRCGLSDDFLEQPFISIPNREEIRLICVGRLTPQKGHLLLLDALHYLILKGYCCQITLVGDGELRPAIERKIKDLNLQKYVEITGWATSTAVREKIIASHVMVLPSFAEGLPVVLMEALALSRPVISTYIAGIPELVKEGESGWLVPAGSVEALIERLEMLLHFPCHNQYLETMGKTGAADVKQLHSIQKEAKKLANLFKSYY